The following proteins are co-located in the Verrucomicrobiales bacterium genome:
- a CDS encoding helix-turn-helix transcriptional regulator: MTKKTRLKAKVLSLPESNAYRRLEDVVGCKWPAAVVAAIGRGVARPGQLERFIPGISTKVLNERLRKLLDYGVIKRAEFPGKVLRVEYQLSATGRKLEGIIEQLRDLDEEHAQGQVATVEG, encoded by the coding sequence ATGACGAAGAAAACCAGACTCAAAGCCAAGGTGCTCTCCCTGCCCGAAAGCAACGCCTACCGGCGCTTGGAGGACGTGGTGGGATGCAAGTGGCCGGCGGCGGTCGTGGCGGCCATCGGGCGTGGCGTCGCGCGGCCCGGACAATTGGAGCGGTTCATCCCCGGCATCTCAACCAAGGTTCTCAACGAGCGGCTGCGCAAGCTGCTGGACTACGGCGTGATCAAGCGGGCAGAATTCCCCGGCAAGGTGCTGCGGGTGGAATATCAACTCAGCGCTACAGGCCGGAAGCTGGAGGGCATCATCGAACAACTCCGCGACCTGGACGAAGAGCACGCGCAAGGTCAGGTCGCCACCGTTGAAGGGTGA
- a CDS encoding transposase: MKTYAERFVRTIKESCLDNLILFGESSLREALSQFVEPYHQERNHQGLENKIIRPEFAEFPAEGWVQRRKRLGSLLNYYYLEAAQKCPRSNLWTLRDMPKK, from the coding sequence CTGAAGACGTATGCGGAGCGCTTTGTTCGCACGATCAAGGAGTCGTGTTTGGACAACCTGATCCTGTTTGGCGAATCGTCCTTGCGAGAAGCGCTTTCTCAGTTCGTTGAACCCTATCATCAGGAACGAAACCACCAGGGGCTTGAGAACAAAATCATCCGGCCTGAGTTCGCGGAGTTCCCAGCAGAAGGATGGGTTCAGCGTCGTAAAAGGCTCGGCAGCCTTTTGAACTACTACTACCTAGAAGCCGCACAAAAGTGTCCTCGTTCGAACTTGTGGACACTGCGGGATATGCCGAAAAAGTGA